In Paraburkholderia flava, one genomic interval encodes:
- a CDS encoding putative signal transducing protein, with translation MKLTRAPNLLIGQHWINLLATAGIACELHNRYLNGALGEIPADQCAPELWLMDDRDEALARRLIDAASRGPADGAPSWRCEGCGETLEAQFTVCWQCGTARNPLRD, from the coding sequence CTGAAGCTGACGCGCGCACCGAATCTGCTGATCGGCCAGCACTGGATCAACCTGCTGGCGACCGCGGGCATCGCGTGCGAGTTGCACAACCGCTATCTGAACGGCGCGCTCGGTGAAATTCCGGCGGATCAGTGCGCGCCGGAACTGTGGCTCATGGACGATCGCGACGAAGCGCTTGCGCGAAGATTGATCGACGCGGCGTCGCGCGGGCCTGCCGATGGTGCGCCCAGCTGGCGTTGTGAAGGATGCGGCGAGACGCTGGAGGCGCAATTCACCGTGTGCTGGCAGTGCGGGACCGCGCGCAATCCGCTGCGGGACTGA
- the rsgA gene encoding ribosome small subunit-dependent GTPase A — translation MTGRASKAGRGASASGNSRAVGERMHGLVVAAHGRHYLVVPEDGGAALQCFPRGKRSEVAVGDRVAYESTSADQGVIVEIGERRNLLYRSDQYKSKLFAANLDQLLIVLATEPHFSEDLLGRALVAAEANELKPLIVLNKIDVEAQLDGARARLERYRALGYPVLEVSIKAQPDAAHAILAEHLHDHSTLLLGQSGMGKSTLVNLLIPDAEVATREISTALNSGRHTTTFTRLYPLQGGGALIDSPGFQEFGLHHLTEGRLERAFPEFRPLLPHCRFYNCHHLQEPGCAILEAVADGRIARERHALYTQLVHEASQIVR, via the coding sequence ATGACGGGCCGCGCATCGAAGGCGGGGCGCGGGGCTTCTGCGTCGGGTAACAGCCGGGCTGTCGGCGAGCGGATGCATGGCCTCGTGGTCGCCGCGCATGGTCGTCACTATCTCGTGGTTCCCGAAGACGGCGGCGCCGCGTTGCAATGCTTCCCGCGCGGCAAGCGCAGCGAGGTCGCTGTCGGCGATCGCGTCGCGTATGAATCGACATCGGCGGACCAGGGCGTGATCGTCGAGATCGGCGAGCGGCGCAACCTGCTCTATCGATCGGATCAGTACAAGTCGAAGCTCTTCGCGGCCAATCTGGATCAGCTGCTGATCGTGCTCGCCACCGAGCCGCATTTCAGCGAAGACCTGCTCGGCCGCGCACTCGTCGCCGCCGAGGCGAATGAACTCAAGCCGCTGATCGTCCTCAACAAGATCGACGTCGAGGCGCAGCTGGACGGTGCGCGTGCGCGTCTCGAGCGATATCGCGCGCTGGGTTATCCGGTGCTCGAAGTGTCGATCAAGGCACAGCCCGATGCGGCGCACGCGATCCTCGCCGAGCATCTGCACGATCACTCGACGCTGCTGCTCGGGCAATCGGGGATGGGCAAATCGACGCTCGTGAACCTGCTGATCCCGGACGCGGAAGTCGCCACGCGCGAAATCTCGACCGCGCTCAACAGCGGCCGCCATACGACGACCTTCACGCGGCTTTATCCGTTGCAGGGCGGCGGTGCGCTGATCGATTCGCCGGGGTTCCAGGAGTTCGGGCTGCATCATCTGACCGAAGGACGGCTCGAGCGAGCGTTCCCGGAGTTCAGGCCGCTGCTGCCGCACTGCCGCTTCTACAATTGCCATCATCTGCAGGAACCGGGCTGCGCGATTCTCGAAGCGGTCGCCGACGGCCGGATCGCGCGCGAACGGCATGCGCTGTACACGCAGCTTGTGCATGAGGCGAGTCAGATCGTCCGCTGA
- a CDS encoding M48 family metallopeptidase — protein MPTLYFTILFAVAVLAMVGTRLWLASRQIRFVAAHRGQVPAQFATTIALTAHQRAADYTVQRTRLAMFEIVASAAVLIALTLLGGIEALDLSLGGWLGRGYVGQIVLVAVVLAVTSIVDLPFDYYRQFVIEERFGFNRMSKGIFFADRIKGVLLGAAFGLPLLFVVLWLMNQAGSLWWLWTWIVWVVFQMLVLILYPSFIAPLFNKFEPLKDEALRSRIEALMKRCGFAAKGLFVMDGSRRSAHGNAYFTGFGAAKRIVFFDTLLARLSGSEIEAVLAHELGHFKRRHVIKRMVVMFAISLVMLALLGWLSQHTWFYEGLGVRPSLTSADNGLALVLFFLAVPVFLFFVTPLGSLSSRKHEFEADAFAATQTDAQDLVNALVKLYEDNASTLTPDPLYTAFYYSHPPASQRIDRLLRHA, from the coding sequence ATGCCTACCCTGTACTTCACCATCCTGTTTGCCGTCGCCGTGCTGGCGATGGTCGGCACCCGACTCTGGCTCGCGTCACGGCAGATCCGCTTCGTCGCGGCGCATCGCGGCCAGGTGCCCGCGCAGTTCGCAACCACCATCGCGCTCACCGCGCACCAGCGCGCCGCCGACTACACGGTCCAGCGCACGCGCCTCGCGATGTTCGAGATCGTCGCGAGCGCGGCCGTGCTGATCGCACTGACGCTGCTCGGCGGCATCGAGGCGCTCGATCTGTCGCTCGGCGGCTGGCTTGGTCGCGGCTACGTCGGCCAGATCGTGCTGGTCGCGGTGGTCCTCGCGGTCACCAGCATCGTCGATCTGCCGTTCGACTACTACCGGCAGTTCGTCATCGAAGAGCGGTTCGGCTTCAACCGGATGAGCAAGGGCATCTTCTTCGCCGATCGCATCAAGGGCGTGCTGCTCGGTGCCGCGTTCGGTCTGCCGCTGCTGTTTGTCGTGCTGTGGCTGATGAATCAGGCGGGCAGCCTGTGGTGGCTGTGGACGTGGATTGTGTGGGTCGTGTTCCAGATGCTGGTGCTGATCCTCTACCCGAGCTTCATCGCGCCGCTCTTCAACAAGTTCGAACCGCTGAAAGACGAAGCGCTGCGTTCGCGCATCGAAGCGCTGATGAAGCGCTGCGGCTTCGCGGCCAAGGGCCTGTTCGTGATGGACGGCAGCCGCCGCTCCGCACATGGCAACGCGTATTTCACCGGCTTCGGTGCGGCCAAGCGGATCGTCTTCTTCGATACGCTGCTGGCCCGGCTGTCGGGTAGCGAGATCGAGGCTGTACTCGCGCACGAACTCGGTCACTTCAAGCGCCGTCACGTGATCAAGCGGATGGTCGTGATGTTCGCGATCAGCCTCGTGATGCTAGCGCTGCTCGGCTGGCTGTCGCAGCACACGTGGTTCTACGAAGGACTCGGCGTGCGGCCGTCGCTGACCTCTGCAGACAATGGGCTCGCGCTCGTGCTGTTCTTCCTCGCGGTGCCGGTGTTCCTGTTCTTCGTGACGCCGCTCGGCAGTCTCAGCTCGCGCAAGCACGAGTTCGAGGCGGACGCGTTCGCGGCCACGCAGACGGACGCGCAGGATCTCGTCAACGCGCTCGTCAAGCTGTATGAGGACAACGCATCGACACTCACACCCGACCCGCTCTACACGGCGTTTTACTACTCGCATCCGCCGGCGTCGCAGCGCATCGACCGTCTGCTGCGGCACGCATGA